TGGTTGACCTTTTCAACCGGTTTCCATCctttacacttttttttcttttaatcttttccaAGAAAGAATTAGTGAGAATCCTACTCGTCCTTGGACGAAAACAGATAATATAGATTAGTGCACATAAGACTCAAGTCCATCTTTTAccttatatatacatacatacatacatatatatatatttttttttttcttattacaAACTTAAATTGAGAGATAAAATCTTTAAAGGGCCCgcacaatcaattttcatgaataaaatgaaagaaaaaaataaattggttaccaaaatataaataattataggtaaaaaatattgaaatcgCTAATGTTATTATAtagatatattaaatttaaaaataaaaaagcttgAAGTGTCGGCTTCCTTTACCAGTTTCATTTTTAcccctttttttctcaagatttgaataattcttTATTAAAAGCTCGAATtgagaaacaaatcaaagtaataatATTCACACAATAAGAAACAAATCCTACAATACTATttaaataataagaaatatataaagAATTTAGTGGAAACATTTAAAATAGTGGATATTATTCTCTactcaaagaaaaagattatgtagatattgttctcaaatttttaaataaaaacaactTAATAACTCAAAAATAGGAAtgtaatcttcttcttcttcttcttcttcttttggggggGAGAATGTGTATTTACCTTGTacattttgaaattcaattgtTGTACAATGTTGTAATTGAATAACTCATAACTGTGGAGAAAGGTTCATCAatctttacttttcttattGTAAGAAAGTAAGATGTATTTAGTTGTCGAATTTTAGTTTGAATCTATATATTTTAGACatataattcttaattttttcttgaCATCTCATTCGGATGGATGGAGCTAGTATCATAAGCAACTTTGCCAATGAAAATAATAGTGGGGATGAAGACGAAATGGACAATGCAACTGAAGATGCTAATCATGAAAGTGTCACGATACTAGAGAACGTGAAAATCGAAACTTGCATAGTTATGGAGTTTAATTCTTATGATGAGGCAACTTATGCAAAAGAAGTAGGATTTGGCAACTTgtataaaagaaaaggcaatgaGGACAAATGAGGTGCAATACTTTGTTGCTGTCGTTAAGGGTACAAGATCGAAAAGGAATCAGTTAAGTCAAGACCAAGAAAAAGATGCGGTTGTCCATAATTAATTAGAGTACATCTAGTTGGGCCTCATAAGTGGGAAATAACAAAAGTTGTCCCGGAAACGGCCGCAATGACATGCTTGATGACATGATTGAtgacctccctctctcctttcaTCCCTCCTGTAGGTGGAGTGCAGAGTCCGGCGCGGCGCGATTGATGAGGTTCCGATGACGGAGGTTGAAGAAAATGGActgatgtgagagagagagagagagagagagagagagagagagagagagagagagagagagagagagataatgacATCCGCTTATTCTGTAACATTAAATTCAGAGGAAGCTACCAAGAGAAAAAGTCTGGATAGAAGTCTGGATAGAGGTCGGTCGTATGGAACATTCTctttttcaaagattttatttctcaaaattttggattttgccAAGTTCTATTTCACTTGCTTAGAGGGTAGACTTCgcgcaccaaaagaaaaagttaataaaCTTCCAATTCAAACTAAATTTGTATAACACCAAAAGTTATTATATTTCGAGGTAAAAGCAATAACATTGACATGATAGAGTCAAATATCGAAAAACtgataaaacaaaaagaatgcaATTAAAGTTACGACCACGGGAAAAATGAACGTCAGGATCAAGTAATTCTATAACGAAGGAGAAAATGAATTACAATGGCATTACACTTATGTTAAAATTCACAATGCTCCATTTTTTTGCCATAATGTAGATAGTTAGATGTTGGAGTTAAGAGTaaacaaaagcattttcccCGTAGGAAAAACCAATGAATTTGAATCTTGATGGTGAAAACTCCAGAAGCTCACAGATAAACAAATTCAAAAcgaaaatgacaagaaaaaaactACTAAAAAGGAATTACATTGAAATGTGTCAATTTAGCCATTTATTAAgcaatcaaataacaaaaatctaTAATGTTTAACCGAagaattttcacttttcatgTATAATTAGATAAGGTTTttataataatacaaataaaacAAGGCACACGAAATTCAGGAACGGGAAAAAAGTTTGCCCATTACCATCCAAAAAAGGTTGCAATTAAAGTTGTGCCCACGGAAAATTGGACGTTGAGATCATGTAATTCTTTTATtaaggagaaaataaattaatatggTCCCATACTTAGGCTTAAATGCTTTGCACTTGAAATTTTTTGCCATGAGATAGATGGTTAGGCAGCACAAGAAAAGTAATCAAAAGCATTTTCCCTGAAGGAAAAACCGATGAATAAGAAGTCTTGATTGTGAAACTCTAAATAATCAAAGgtaaacaaattcaaaaggaaatgacaggaaaaggaaaaacaattaaagaggggattatgaaaaagaaggaaaaaggagaaaaggcttTGCGTGCTTGCCGATTAAAGGAAAAGACTCCATACGGTCAACTTTTCCAACTCCTTAgtgcaactcttcaaaagagaaaagatttttttttttttttaaagattagtatgaccaaaaaaagaaaaagaaaataaaaaaacaaagcaaagcaaatatTTCTAGCGACATGACAACATCAATCCACATCCATCTCTcttcaacttagccaaaataccattGCCGTTCATCCCTAGTTTAACCTTCATAGCAAAAGGAGCTTAAACCCTCCATCCCTTGACTCAAAGCGCGTTGCTTAAcaccttgaatttttttaactcttatatgaaattatttacTTTAATCAAATGATTTATCAAACTGTTCTCTAAGTGAGTTATCAACTAGTTTGAGTTTAATAcccaaaaatgggaaaattaccaaaacagttgtaaacctattgtaatttttccaacttagtcctaaatctttttttttttttttttatcaatttagttctaaaccttttataattgtgccaattcagtccattcaaCCAAATTTAGCTAGCCGACCAACACCATCACACTAACATTGACGTGtcaatcttttaaaatttttccaacATTGATGAGCCTCACTAGATTGACAGCAAGGTTGGTCTCACCTTGGGTGGGCAAGGCCTTGTTGTTgcaggatgagagagagagagagagagagagagagagagagagagagtaaataaataaattgaaaaaatattaaaaaaattaacatgtcAGCACCGCTGGTCAAATTTGGCCGGATGTATAaggaaatataataaaaaagacaataaaagaaaatgaaagaatacaAAAGAATAAGGTAATAAAATAGGAAATCTAGAATAGTAGAATAgtttaaattaacacaattacaaaagatttaagactaaattggaaaaaagggGGGTTTAGGacagaattgaaaaaattgcGATAAATTTACGactgttttgataatttttccaatagaAAACTAGTGCTATATTTAtccttttttaagttttgtgtcttgaaaaatcataaattgttcATCTCTAATAGTTTTTCTGTCATAAAAATATTGACCAATCTTTCCTTCGTCAACTTCCGTTCAATATTCTAGATAATTACGAACGTGGAAACACACTTGACAAACAATTTGGAATATCAATGTATGACTTGATTCCtcatgaaatttcattatagatGGGTCACCTAAACGTCATTGGTTTTGTGAAGTCGGATctgaaaaaaataaactaagaTTGAAAATTCTACTAAAATTTACTAATTCGTCCTAAGAGCTCCCTCACCTTTCAAAAAGTGGGGAAATGATGACaagagttgataattttttaaataaataaataaataaaagagttaGTAAGTAATTTAAACGAGAAGTAACCCAAAAGGAGTTGGTAATTATAGTCAAAGGAAAGTTGGTAAATCGTCAAAAGAAAGATTGACAAACTCATGTGGGAGCTTAATAAATTTAAGCCGGTAGTAAAGATGATAAGTAAAAGTTGGTGAGAAAACTTGATAACttgtaaattgtcaaaaagatcCAATGATTTTATTATGAATAAGTTATCGGGAAACTAGGTGATCAATAACTTATTTAATTAACAATCTTTTAACACTtagaagaaatttcaaatttctactagcacgaaaaatgttttttttttttttttttaacaaaacacTATAATCATCCCAACATAAGTATTTCCCTAAGTGGATAAAGGAAAGTTAGagtgatttcttttttcctcagaCAAGGTAGCTTCATCCTCGTGTAAGAATATACCTACAGAAAAaccatccctctctctctgtgaaaacTGAACCATGAATGCGGAACctggaaggaaagaagaatCGACGACGAGATGCATGTGGCATATCTGAATGCGAAATCTCCGGTGTGAATGCAGTAATATCAATTCTCACCATGTGAGCCATGCACTACACAATGAGCAGTCTAGGTGAAGTCCTCTCCTCTCTAAGCTCGCCCCTATCCCAGTTACTGCTCACGATCCATGCGCGTTTCTGATTGAGTCACAGCCTGTGATGAACTGTATTCAGCCTTGATCAACTGTATTCACCTGACACACATGCGTTCATCTCGTGTTGCAAATCAATTGATGGTTTGGCACACAGTAGATGGAACCGCGGTAATGACTAAAGTCAAGAGCTGCTTTATCCAATGGCCTTTTCCGATCCTTTTTAATCTTATGTTGGCACATGTTTGGCAGGGACATTGCATTGACATTAAGCTTGCAACTTAACTCATCgagtatttatatatatatatatatgaagatttgAAAAGGAACACTTTGGAGCGAGGGGCCAGAAAAGCTGGTGAAGAATCCATACCATGTGGGCTTAAATACGAGTGGACCAAGCCTGGTTGTGcttctaattttgttttgttttattgatCAGAAAAGAGATCTCCAGTTCATTAGGACCGAGCCAAAATACAAGAGCGAGGGACatcggcaaaagaacgcttcaagtgccttaactttgcacaaagggacacttaagtgctataacttacgaaaggtacacttaagtgccaaaatcggagtaaaatggatcacttgagtgccaatccggccaaaatccggccaaaatgctgacgtgtcaattttccggcgaagcaagtgcgaaacggcgtcgttttaatgctgatgtggccaaaaatttaataaaaaattaatttaaaactaaatttatttaaatatttataaaatattaaaaaaatttaaatttttaaatttttaaaaatttcaaaatttcaaaaatttagaaaattttgtaaaaattttataaaaatttataaaattctataaaaatttataaaattctataaaaatttataaaattctataaaaatttataaaatatttaaaaattaaaaataaattaaaaagaaattaaaagttaaaaaaataaaaaaaaattcaaaaattttagaaaattttaaaaaatttaaaaattttagaaaattcattaattttaattttaaaataaatttatttaaaaattttaaaaattaaaaacatttgcaaaattaaaaagttacaaaaaataattttaaaaaaaaaaaaagaaaagggtgccggttgagggctgaaattttttgtaaattttttaaatttttgtaaatttcgtaagttttttaaattttttttctaaaattgtttgtaaattttttgaattttttgtaaattttttgaattttttgtaaattttttaaattttatgtaaattttgtaaattttatgtaaattttgtaaatttttttataaattttgtaaattttttgtaactttctaaaaatttttgcaaatttttaaaattttgtaaattttaattattttttaaaattttttaaattttgtctaaattttttaaattttatgtaaattttgtaaattttttgtaattttttgtaatttttttgtaattttttgtaatttttttgtaactttctaaatttttttgtaaattttgtaaattttttagtaattttttaattttttttttaaatttgtaaattttttgtaattttgtaattcttttttaatgtttaaagtttctaaattttttaaaaatgttttaaataaatttatttttaaataaatttattttaaatttaatttaaataatttttatattattataaaattcaaatgatgtcaaaacgacgtcgttttggccgaCCGAGCCGACTCGGCTCTCCCGAGACACATcagcgagaaatattaatattttaatgccacgtatgatttccggccaacttcgccggagatggcacttaggtgtcccacttttcttaaaatgtggcgGCTTAAGTGTACCTTCTCGTAAATGTTATTAGATTTAAGTGTCCTTTACACAAAGCTTATGGCACTTCAGGGTCCGCACGTCGAGGACATCAAAACACGTCACATCTTGATGCCTTTATGACCAAGTCCGTTGATCTAATTGATTCTCGAGTGCAATCGGCCAATTCAAGATTGTTGAAAAAGGGCCAAGAGGTCTTTGCATTCCGTAATAAGTGGCTCAACATCCTAAGAGCAAAGAGAGGAATCTTGTAAATATCTTATCAAAGTGGAATTGCCTGACTCTAGAACTAACTTTAGTTCAAAGTAACTTACGGGAGCATGGAGACAAGATAGGGTTTCGGGTTGAAGAGCTCACCACTAGGGTTGTGTTTTTAGTTGGGTCCTACGTTTTGTGAGGTTAATTTCGCTTGCAGATGGGAATGAAGCTGGCTCATGCAATTTCTCGAGACTAACTCAGGCTTGATGGGTTGATTATGATACACttgtttaaatttgattttaggtTGAGCTCGCCAAATTTTCAGCTAAAACGCTTGCGAAGTTAATTGAGCttattatattttgcaaaaaaaaaaaaaaattgctattgATAAACTTTACCTAAACATCCTAGGAAAATTTCCAAAGACCCCTAGATTGtacatattttttcaaaagaccCTCAAAGAGAGTGGGaatttttctaaagaaaaaagaatatccCTCAAAGTGTACCACCATACTCTAAACGACCCACACCTCATCGCCGGTTGTAAAAGGCAACTTCCGACGACCATGGCAACAGTCACATGTGCATTTCTTACAATTGGGTGAGGGcatttttgtcccaaaaaatcATCTCATTTTTAAGCCATGCAAACGTTGAGAAAGATAttgggggaagaagagagagctAGGGactttttctatagaaaaaaagaatatcccTCAAAGTGTACCCCCCTATTCTAAACGATCCACACCTCATCGCCGGTTGTAAAAGGCAACTTACGATGACCACGGTGACAGTCACATGTGCCTTTCTTACAATTGGGTGAGGCcatttttgtcccaaaaaataATCTCCCTTTTAAGCCATGCAAAAGTTGAGAAAGATAttgggggaagaagagagagccAGGGTTCGAAAAAAGATTTATGGCAGATTCCAATCGAGAGTGGAGATCAGGAATTGAGGATGCGAACGGGAGTCCGATCATCCCACTGCATGTCTGCTCGCTATCGATTCCATTGGAACCTAGCCCCAGAACTTGCTCTAAGTTTAATTGCTTTGACATTTAATTGCTCCAACCAGATTAATGATCTTTCTTCCGCCAATTTTGGTAGGCTTCAAGATCACGGCAACATTCAGGCAAGCCACCTCCTTCAAGATCGCAACAATCTAGGGTTTCCATCACCTCTTGCTCATCAAGGAGATATTGAATCTTTCAGAGCAAGATGTTATAGTTCTCGCCATCtggtttctcatttttgttcatatcatcaaaaaaatttcttgcatccATTTTCAACCACATTCAAGAAATGCGCATGAGATATTAATAATTAGCACATATCACTATTTTGCAGCATTAATCTAAAttacataataaaaattttatgcaagtcacaagatcaaaatttgcaaatggtCTTGATCATCTCTTGCGCCCAAGTACTCAATGGTTATATGTAGTTTAATATGCGTAGAAATAAATTGTAGGAGAAAACTAATAAGTCTCACTTAACTAAAAACACACTCCCACTTAACTATCCTGTACACTTTCTTGATTGATGTTAAGCATTAAATCAATGACATATATAAACAAAAGTATCATATGCTACTTATCAAACTCTAAATTAGTGATTCTAACATTCACAATGAATAGAGTCCATTACTCGCTTTGATACCAACATTGAAGAATGGGCAGCAGAAACGTAGCACGATTATTTAACTACATATCTCTTGTAGTCTCAACGTCAATTCCTCTAGAATGACGGGACTATTTTACATTGCTAGTTAAAATCACAATCTTTATGTAATATTTCTTCGAACCCGTAAACAACTCATTGGCAAACTCATACTACTCGAGCAAGAGTTGGGTTCCTCTAGAATGACGGGACTATTTTTCAGTGTTCTATATGTCCTATGTTATTTGCTTGTGAGAAGCCCTACCTCTTCATAGAAGGTGAAAGAAGACCCTCAGTCTTCCTCTATAATTCTCCATTATTCCACTGTTTTATCATATGACGGTGGAAGAATTATTACTTGTAACTCCCACATAATTAGAGGAAAACTGGAGGCAATTGACTGTGGAAAACCTCTGGACGAAGCAGCATGGGACATGGTGCCATTTGTAAAGCTTGTACAACATTTTACTTTGTTCCCATATAATTCACTAATATGGTTGTTAATTCCATCTAGGACGATGTAGCTGGTTGCTTTGAGTACTACGCAGATCTTGCTGAAGGTTGGGTGCTAAGCAAACGGCTCCTGTCTCTCTTCCTATGGAGTCATTTAAGAGCAATGTTCTCAAGGAACCAGTTGGTGTTGCATTAATTACTCTATGGTAATGGTGCTTTATTCTGCTGACCAGATGCGCCACCTAGAAATATCATAGTTTTTCTTTCTAACCATTAGATATCATTGACTGGATCAACATGTTATCATCAGCCTCTAGCAACTAAATGATGGCCTTTGGTTTTTGTGAGATTCTCATCTGCTCTTGTTAGACTTTGCTGTTTTGGTAGCAACATGAGTTTTTGTGTCATTTGGGAGATGATGATTTTTAATTCTTGCTCTGAACGTTCAATGGCCTTCCTTGATGGAGTAAAATGATAAAAGTTCTTGGTTATGACGATGAATCTCATGAAATGCAGGAACTACCCTCTTTTGATGGCTACTTGGAAAGTAGCTCCTGCTCTGGCTGCTGGTTGTACAGCGATACTGAAGCTTTCTGAGTTGGCATCTGCGTATGTGTTAATCTTCACTTGCATCATTAACTCAATTCActcattttccttattattttttaatgcacCTGAGTGTGTTCTTGAAACTTCAGGACATGCTTGGAGCTTGCTGAGGTGTGTAGGGAGGTGGGTCTTCCTCCTGGTGTCCTCAATATTCTGACTGGACTTGGCCATGAAGCTGGAGCTCCTTTGGCATCTCATCCCCAAGTCGACAAGGTCTGTATTCTCCCATCAtctcttcattaacattttgtGAAGTTTTTTCTGACACATTCTGCAAattggttttattttattttatttttacatatatcACTATGTGTCTACCCCACCTCAGCTGGGTCTTATCAACAGATTGCATTTACAGGAAGCTCAGCTCCAGGGAGCAAGATTATGACCGCCGCTGCTCAACTTGTCAAGGTGCAGCTATTTTTCAtgtctttgtttaattcaaCAGAGGAAAGTCTTCGTGTGAGAGTAACCTTTCTGGCATGTGTACATTATGACCTCGCAGCCTGTTTCGCTGGAACTTGGTGGAAAAAGCCCCATTGTTGTGTTTGAGGATGTTGATCTTGAAAAAGGTTGGTGCATTCTGGAGCATGTACCCCTCAATAAGACTGATACAATTGCTATTTTCCTTCAGAAATTCGTTGCGATGGTGCATTCATTCTTGGGTGATTTCTATGTGAATAAGCTTGATTATGTATGCAATGTTGCTGAAAATAGGCCTTACTACTTGTATTTTAAACAGCTGCTGAATGGACAATTTTCGGATGCTTTTGGACGAATGGTCAAATTTGCAGTGCTACATCTAGACTTATCGTGCGTGAAAGTTATCTCTGCATTGCAAGGTCATTTTGTATgcgtttcttttatttcctacCTCTGGCACTTGCACTTGGTAAAACTTCTAGATTGATTTTACTTCATTCTACCTAATCATGCATTTGGTTGCATTCCTGAATTAGCATGAGATATCATGCATCGACCTGGAGATACATATgtaatgtgaaaaagaaaagcaaaatgcaGCAAGaatcttcttttttgttattgaaGATTCGGGAGCtttaaatcaatttattgaGAGAAGTTGTGAATTGAGTAGTCAGATCTCGTGAGCCATTCATAAGAACATGGAGGTGGAACTAATGTCGAGTCAACCCTCCGTACCAGCTTTATGGAAGGAGTCGAGAAAATCTTTTAGTTGAGAAAACTGTGTGCTTATAATTTGCGAAGAA
The nucleotide sequence above comes from Eucalyptus grandis isolate ANBG69807.140 chromosome 2, ASM1654582v1, whole genome shotgun sequence. Encoded proteins:
- the LOC104429486 gene encoding betaine aldehyde dehydrogenase, chloroplastic-like — encoded protein: MNLMKCRNYPLLMATWKVAPALAAGCTAILKLSELASANFRTCLELAEVCREVGLPPGVLNILTGLGHEAGAPLASHPQVDKIAFTGSSAPGSKIMTAAAQLVKPVSLELGGKSPIVVFEDVDLEKGWCILEHVPLNKTDTIAIFLQKFVAMVHSFLGDFYVNKLDYYEKILKFISTAKSEGATILCGGDCPEHLKMGFFLEPTIITDVTTSMQIWREEVFGPVLCVKAFGRRPLN